The following DNA comes from Alphaproteobacteria bacterium HT1-32.
GTCGGGAGTCCGCACAGTTTGTCTGACCCCATGCTGCCACAAATTCTCCGGAGCAAAACCTCCGTTATCGATCATCTCACGATATGGGATTGATCCTGATCAAAGCCATCAGCTTCAGGGCGGTCTACATAGTTCCCCATGAACCGATTTCTGCCTGATTACGCCAACGCGACCGTCCCGCGATATACCAGCTATCCGACGGCATTGCAGTTTCACGAGCTGGACGAACAGACCTACAGACGCTGGCTTCGGTCATTGCGGCAACAGGAACGGTTGTCTGTCTATCTGCATGTACCCTTCTGCCACCAGCTTTGCTGGTATTGTGGCTGCGCGACAGAGGTCAACCGGCGCACAGAAAATGCCGAAGCCTATGCCCGGACCCTGGAGCAGGAGATCGAGATGGTCGCTGCCCAGACAGCGCCAACAGGGGGAATCGGTCATCTGCATTTCGGCGGCGGCACCCCGACACAGCTTCTCCCGATCGATTTCCGGCGCCTGTTCACGATCCTGGACCGGAGCTTCGGCTTTACGGAAGATGCCGAGCGGGCGGTCGAAGTCGACCCCCGGCGGCTGGAACCGGAAATGGTAGAGGCTTTCGCGGCATCCGGGATCAACCGGGTGAGCCTTGGTGTGCAGGATATTGATCCGGAGGTTCAGGCACTGATCAACCGGCTGCAACCCCTTGAGACCGTCATGAAGGCCGTCGACCGGTTACGTGAAGCCGGCATCATGCGGATTTCGATGGATATGATTTATGGCCTGCCCGGGCAGACCGAGTCCCATGTCCGTGCCACAGCCCGGGCCATTGCGGCGGCGGGTGCTTCGCGAGTCTCGGTCTTCGGCTATGCGCATGTGCCCTGGTTCCGCAAACACCAGAAGGCCATTGACGAGACCCGGCTGCCCGGTGCTACCGAACGCTTCGAACAGATGCTGGCCGCCGCCGATGAACTGCAAAATGCCGGATACAGCAATATCGGTTTTGACCATTTTGCCCGCCCCGATGACGGGCTTGTCATTGCACGGGAAGCGGGTCGCCTGCGCCGGAATTTTCAGGGCTATACAGACGATCAGGCCGCCACAATGCTGGGATTCGGGTCGTCCTCAATCGGCAGCCTGCCCGACGGTTATGTGCAGAACGCTGCGTCATCACGCGACTGGCAGGCCTTGCTGGCCGAAGACCGGCTACCCGTGGTGCGGGGATATGCCGCAACATTTGAAGACAAATTACGACGACGCCTGATTGAAGAAGTCATGTGCTATGGCGCAGTGGATGGTGCCGCAATCTGTCGGGATTTCGGTGTCGATACCAGACTGGTGGAAAACGCCTTTGCCAGGTTACCGCAACTTGCCGACGACGGGCTGGTCACGTACGACCGGCAGGGGCTTACGCTGCGGGCGACAGATACCGGCCGTCTGTACCTGCGCAACATCGCCGCCTGCTTCGACCCGACACATATCTCCCGCGCGGGGAAACATAGCCGCGCAATCTGATACGGGAATCAGGTCGGGAACTTCTCCCGCAGGGCTGTCACCTGTTCCGGCGTCAGGTAACTGGTTTTTGCATGACGCAGCATCAGGAACAGCTTTGCTGTCTCCTCCAGTTCTTCCGTCGCATAAACCGCGTCTTCCAGTGACTTGCCGGCCACTACCGGACCGTGATTGGCCAGCAGGACCGCGTGATGATCAGACGCCATCTCGCGCACGGCCTTCGCCAGATCCAGATCACCCGGCGGAAAATAGGGTACCAGCGGCAGTTTACCGATCTTCATCACGTAATAAGCCGTGATCGGCGGCAGCACATCCATCGGATCAACATCCGCCAGACAACTGACCGCAACCGAATGGGTGGAATGCAGATGAACCACAGCGCCCGTTTTCGGCCGTTCCTCATACATCGCGCGATGCAGGAATGTCTCCTTTGTCGGCTTGTCACCACTGACATGCCGCCCCTGATCGTCCAGCTTTGCCAGCCGCGCAGGGTCCAGTTCGCCCATGGTTGAGCCTGTCGGGGTCATCAGCCAGCCATCATCGACTCGCACACTGATGTTCCCGGAACTGCCAAATGTCAGCCCCCTCGTGAACATGGACCGGGCCATTTTCACGATATTTTCCCGTATTTTTGTCTCAGTCACAGTATTTTCCATGAAATTTTGCCGAATCAAGCACTGAACAGGCCATATGTCGACGGTTATTCTGGCAATTAAGGATAATTCATTGTACTTAGATACAGGGTATTGGTGGGAGTAGGGAAGTGGGAAAGAACGCATGGCGCATATAGGCGTTGCGCATGTGACCAGGCTTGCAAAAGAGCCTATCCGGGCGGCATTTGCCGAATTCTGGCCGGAAGCGAAGGTCACTGATTTCGGGGATTATGACCTTCCTCCTGTCCGGGCTGCTGCGGGTTGTGAAACACCGGAGATCAAACACCGGATCGCAAGCCTTGCCGCACAGGCAATGGATGCTGGCGTTGATGGTCTGCTTTTCACCTGTACCGCTTTCTGTGAATCGATTGATCAGGTTGCGGAAAGGCTGCCCGTTCCGGTTCTTAAACCGAATGAAGCCATGTTTCGTGAAGCCCTGATGAACGGCGGTCGTGTCGGCCTCGTCGCGACATTTGCGCCCAGCCTTCAGGCAATGTCGGATGAATATGCCGCGATCGCCCGCGAAGTCGGCGGAAACCCGGAATTGCAGACAGCCTATGCCGACGGTGCCATGAGCGCCGCCCTGTCGGGCAATTCATGGAAGCATGACACCCTGATAGCCGAAGCCGCCCAGAGCCTTGGCAAATGCGACGTCATCATGATGGCCCAACTTTCGATGACATCCGCCCGCAACACAGTTCGGGAACTTACCGGTATTGAAGCCCTTACCAGTCCGGCCAGTGCCGTAAAGATGCTTCGTTTCATGATTGACGAGCAGGCTCGTGCCTCATCACTTCAGGCTCTCTGACGACGCTATCCGGCGCGTTACTGCGCGACAGGGAAAGCCCCATCTCATCGATGATGTAACGGCGAGCACCACAGCTCTGGTTGTTATCGACATGCAGGTCTATTTCATCGGCGATGGCATGCCGGCTGCGGCACCGGTCGCAAAGGAAATTGTCCCCGCAATCAACCAGCTCGCAGAGCGCCTGCGCCAGGCCGGGGGACAGGTTATCTGGATTGTGACCGACGGCTCACCTGCTGCCTCTGATGGCTGGTCCGGATATCGTGCCCTGCATTCAGATGCAGCCTGGACGCGACGCCAGACTTTTCTTGCACCGGACGGTGAAGGCTATCCTCTCTGGCCGGACCTCCGGACAAGCCCGGACGATATTACCCTGGTCAAGTCACGCTACAGCGCTTTCGCACCGGAATCCTCGGCACTCGACGCCACACTCCGGCAGTATGGCGTCGATACCCTGCTGATTGCAGGCACTGCGACCGGGGTCTGCTGCCAGTCGACAGCCGTCGATGCCATGCAGCACAACTACCGGGTTGCCATGCTGTCTGACGCCCTTGCCGCGCAATCTGACGAAGAACATGCCGGTGCCCTCAATCAGTTCTATCTGCGCTTCGGCGACGTCCTGACCACACAGCAGGTCATTGACCGGCTACGCTAGTCGAGACCAGCCTCAGTAGTGACGACCGTTTGCAGCCCGGTCGAGAGCCAGAATGAGAAAGGGATCATTTCCCAGTCCGGTCTCATCAAGAAAATCGATCAGATCATCACCACCAATCCGCTCAATATGTTCACGAACCGCCATCAGGCGTGACATGGTCTCATGACCCCAGCGTTCCCGCAGAAAGTTTACGGTCGTGCGCTGACGTTCCTCGTTCATCTCGTCACTGTTCCAGTGCGGGTCCGTCAGCGCCCGGCTGTAAGACGCCAGAACACCATTCAGTTCACCCTGATTCAGCCCCGCCTTGTGGCACCAGTTCTGTGCTGCTCCAAAGCCGCCGGCATTGATCTCCATGCCCGGCGGCATGGCCAGCTGATCGAATCTGTAGTCATCG
Coding sequences within:
- the hemN gene encoding oxygen-independent coproporphyrinogen III oxidase encodes the protein MNRFLPDYANATVPRYTSYPTALQFHELDEQTYRRWLRSLRQQERLSVYLHVPFCHQLCWYCGCATEVNRRTENAEAYARTLEQEIEMVAAQTAPTGGIGHLHFGGGTPTQLLPIDFRRLFTILDRSFGFTEDAERAVEVDPRRLEPEMVEAFAASGINRVSLGVQDIDPEVQALINRLQPLETVMKAVDRLREAGIMRISMDMIYGLPGQTESHVRATARAIAAAGASRVSVFGYAHVPWFRKHQKAIDETRLPGATERFEQMLAAADELQNAGYSNIGFDHFARPDDGLVIAREAGRLRRNFQGYTDDQAATMLGFGSSSIGSLPDGYVQNAASSRDWQALLAEDRLPVVRGYAATFEDKLRRRLIEEVMCYGAVDGAAICRDFGVDTRLVENAFARLPQLADDGLVTYDRQGLTLRATDTGRLYLRNIAACFDPTHISRAGKHSRAI
- a CDS encoding aldolase codes for the protein MENTVTETKIRENIVKMARSMFTRGLTFGSSGNISVRVDDGWLMTPTGSTMGELDPARLAKLDDQGRHVSGDKPTKETFLHRAMYEERPKTGAVVHLHSTHSVAVSCLADVDPMDVLPPITAYYVMKIGKLPLVPYFPPGDLDLAKAVREMASDHHAVLLANHGPVVAGKSLEDAVYATEELEETAKLFLMLRHAKTSYLTPEQVTALREKFPT
- a CDS encoding arylsulfatase yields the protein MAHIGVAHVTRLAKEPIRAAFAEFWPEAKVTDFGDYDLPPVRAAAGCETPEIKHRIASLAAQAMDAGVDGLLFTCTAFCESIDQVAERLPVPVLKPNEAMFREALMNGGRVGLVATFAPSLQAMSDEYAAIAREVGGNPELQTAYADGAMSAALSGNSWKHDTLIAEAAQSLGKCDVIMMAQLSMTSARNTVRELTGIEALTSPASAVKMLRFMIDEQARASSLQAL
- a CDS encoding isochorismatase family protein; translated protein: MPHHFRLSDDAIRRVTARQGKPHLIDDVTASTTALVVIDMQVYFIGDGMPAAAPVAKEIVPAINQLAERLRQAGGQVIWIVTDGSPAASDGWSGYRALHSDAAWTRRQTFLAPDGEGYPLWPDLRTSPDDITLVKSRYSAFAPESSALDATLRQYGVDTLLIAGTATGVCCQSTAVDAMQHNYRVAMLSDALAAQSDEEHAGALNQFYLRFGDVLTTQQVIDRLR